The following coding sequences are from one Ficedula albicollis isolate OC2 chromosome 17, FicAlb1.5, whole genome shotgun sequence window:
- the TRIM32 gene encoding E3 ubiquitin-protein ligase TRIM32 isoform X1, with product MSNELQVKPVFSPQTLTKNYQVTRETTAGNFFRIIGAPWNRCEHKALCWIKLPWSTMAAAPYLNSDALREVLECPICMESFTEEHLRPKLLHCGHTICKQCLEKLLANSINGIRCPFCSKITRITSLAQLTDNLTVLKIIDTAGLGEVVGLLMCKVCGRRLPRHFCKSCSLVLCEPCKEASHMPPGHRVIAVKEAAEERRREFGMRLARLRELMGDLQKRKAALEDVSRDLQSRYKAVLQEYSKEERKIQEELARSRKFFTTSLSEVEKINNQVMEEQAYLLNLAEVQIMSRCDYFLAKIKQGDIALLEEAADEEEPELTNSLPRELTLQEVELLKVSHVGPLQIGQVVKKPRTVNVEESLMENAASSFVPFREPDLVQEEPSCTPHSSPAKPRMPEAATSIQQCSFIKKMGSKGSLPGMFNLPVSLHVTSQGEVLVADRGNFRIQVFTRKGFLKEIRRSPSGIDSFVLSFLGADLPNLTPLSVTMNCHGLIGVTDSYDNSVKVYTMDGHCVACHRSQLSKPWGIAALPSGQFVVTDVEGGKLWCFTVDRGVGVVKYSCLCSAVRPKFVTCDAEGTIYFTQGLGLNLENRQYEHHLEGGFSIGSVGPDGQLGRQISHFFSENEDFRCIAGMCVDSRGDLIVADSSRKEILHFPKGGGYNILIREGLTCPVGIAVTPKGQLLVLDCWDHCIKIYSYHLRRYSTP from the exons ATGAGCAATGAACTACAAGTGAAGCCGGTGTTCTCACCGCAGACACTCACTAAAAACTACCAGGTGACAAGAGAAACCACGGCAGGAAATTTCTTTCGAAT AATCGGAGCACCTTGGAATAGATGTGAGCACAAGGCACTGTGCTGGATAAAGCTGCCTTGGAGCACCATGGCTGCCGCCCCTTATCTCAACTCGGACGCGCTGCGAGAGGTCCTGGAGTGCCCCATCTGCATGGAATCCTTCACCGAGGAGCACCTGAGGCCCAAACTCCTGCACTGTGGCCACACCATCTGCAAGCAGTGCCTGGAGAAGCTCCTGGCCAATAGCATCAACGGGATCCGGTGCCCCTTCTGCAGCAAGATCACGCGGATCACCAGCTTGGCTCAGCTCACTGACAACCTCACTGTGCTGAAGATCATCGACACGGCTGGCCTGGGGGAAGTGGTGGGACTTCTCATGTGCAAGGTCTGCGGGAGGAGGCTGCCAAGACACTTCTGCAAGAGCTGTAGCTTGGTTTTGTGTGAGCCCTGCAAGGAGGCTTCGCACATGCCCCCAGGACACAGAGTCATTGCTGTCAAAGAGGCTGCTGAGGAGCGTaggagggaatttgggatgaggCTTGCCAGGCTTCGGGAGCTCATGGGTGATCTTCAGAAGAGGAAAGCTGCTCTGGAGGATGTTTCAAGAGATCTGCAATCCCGATACAAAGCGGTTCTGCAGGAGTACAGCAAAGAGGAGCGCAAGATCCAGGAAGAACTGGCCAGGTCACGCAAGTTCTTCACCACCTCTTTGTCTGAAGTGGAGAAGATAAATAACCAGGTGATGGAGGAGCAAGCTTACCTGCTGAACTTAGCAGAAGTGCAGATAATGTCTCGCTGTGACTATTTCCTTGCCAAAATAAAGCAGGGGGATATAGCTCTcctggaggaggcagcagatgaGGAAGAACCAGAACTGACAAACAGTCTCCCGAGGGAGCTGACTCTCCAAGAGGTGGAGCTCCTTAAGGTGAGCCATGTGGGACCCCTGCAGATCGGGCAGGTGGTGAAGAAACCCCGGACCGTTAACGTGGAGGAATCGCTCATGGAAAACGCAGCATCCTCCTTTGTACCATTTCGGGAGCCTGACTTGGTGCAGGAGGAGCCCAGCTGCACCCCCCATTCCTCACCAGCCAAGCCAAGGATGCCTGAAGCAGCCACAAGCATCCAGCAGTGTTCCTTCATCAAGAAGATGGGCTCCAAGGGCAGCCTGCCAGGGATGTTCAACCTCCCCGTCAGCCTGCACGTCACCAGCCAAGGCGAGGTGCTCGTGGCGGACCGGGGCAACTTCCGAATCCAGGTTTTTACCCGCAAGGGCTTCCTGAAGGAGATCCGCCGGAGCCCCAGCGGCATCGACAGCTTCGTGCTGAGTTTCCTTGGAGCAGACCTGCCCAACCTGACCCCCCTTTCTGTCACCATGAACTGCCATGGGCTGATCGGTGTGACAGACAGCTACGACAACTCTGTCAAGGTGTACACCATGGATGGCCACTGCGTGGCGTGTCACCGCAGCCAGCTGAGCAAGCCCTGGGGCATCGCCGCGCTGCCCTCGGGCCAGTTCGTCGTCACCGACGTGGAAGGGGGGAAGCTCTGGTGCTTCACGGTGGACCGTGGCGTGGGGGTGGTGAAGTACAGCTGCCTGTGCAGCGCTGTGCGCCCCAAGTTTGTCACCTGCGACGCCGAAGGGACCATTTACTTCACTCAGGGGCTGGGGCTCAACCTGGAGAACCGGCAGTACGAGCACCACTTGGAAGGAGGCTTCTCCATCGGCTCTGTCGGCCCGGATGGGCAGCTGGGACGCCAGATCAGCCATTTCTTCTCCGAGAATGAGGATTTCAGGTGCATTGCTGGCATGTGCGTGGATTCCAGGGGAGATCTGATCGTTGCTGACAGCAGTCGTAAGGAAATCCTGCATTTTCCTAAAGGAGGCGGCTACAACATCTTAATCCGGGAGGGACTGACCTGTCCGGTGGGTATTGCTGTTACTCCCAaagggcagctgctggtgctggactGTTGGGATCATTGCATTAAGATCTACAGTTACCACCTGAGAAGATACTCCACCCCTTAA
- the TRIM32 gene encoding E3 ubiquitin-protein ligase TRIM32 isoform X2, with amino-acid sequence MAAAPYLNSDALREVLECPICMESFTEEHLRPKLLHCGHTICKQCLEKLLANSINGIRCPFCSKITRITSLAQLTDNLTVLKIIDTAGLGEVVGLLMCKVCGRRLPRHFCKSCSLVLCEPCKEASHMPPGHRVIAVKEAAEERRREFGMRLARLRELMGDLQKRKAALEDVSRDLQSRYKAVLQEYSKEERKIQEELARSRKFFTTSLSEVEKINNQVMEEQAYLLNLAEVQIMSRCDYFLAKIKQGDIALLEEAADEEEPELTNSLPRELTLQEVELLKVSHVGPLQIGQVVKKPRTVNVEESLMENAASSFVPFREPDLVQEEPSCTPHSSPAKPRMPEAATSIQQCSFIKKMGSKGSLPGMFNLPVSLHVTSQGEVLVADRGNFRIQVFTRKGFLKEIRRSPSGIDSFVLSFLGADLPNLTPLSVTMNCHGLIGVTDSYDNSVKVYTMDGHCVACHRSQLSKPWGIAALPSGQFVVTDVEGGKLWCFTVDRGVGVVKYSCLCSAVRPKFVTCDAEGTIYFTQGLGLNLENRQYEHHLEGGFSIGSVGPDGQLGRQISHFFSENEDFRCIAGMCVDSRGDLIVADSSRKEILHFPKGGGYNILIREGLTCPVGIAVTPKGQLLVLDCWDHCIKIYSYHLRRYSTP; translated from the coding sequence ATGGCTGCCGCCCCTTATCTCAACTCGGACGCGCTGCGAGAGGTCCTGGAGTGCCCCATCTGCATGGAATCCTTCACCGAGGAGCACCTGAGGCCCAAACTCCTGCACTGTGGCCACACCATCTGCAAGCAGTGCCTGGAGAAGCTCCTGGCCAATAGCATCAACGGGATCCGGTGCCCCTTCTGCAGCAAGATCACGCGGATCACCAGCTTGGCTCAGCTCACTGACAACCTCACTGTGCTGAAGATCATCGACACGGCTGGCCTGGGGGAAGTGGTGGGACTTCTCATGTGCAAGGTCTGCGGGAGGAGGCTGCCAAGACACTTCTGCAAGAGCTGTAGCTTGGTTTTGTGTGAGCCCTGCAAGGAGGCTTCGCACATGCCCCCAGGACACAGAGTCATTGCTGTCAAAGAGGCTGCTGAGGAGCGTaggagggaatttgggatgaggCTTGCCAGGCTTCGGGAGCTCATGGGTGATCTTCAGAAGAGGAAAGCTGCTCTGGAGGATGTTTCAAGAGATCTGCAATCCCGATACAAAGCGGTTCTGCAGGAGTACAGCAAAGAGGAGCGCAAGATCCAGGAAGAACTGGCCAGGTCACGCAAGTTCTTCACCACCTCTTTGTCTGAAGTGGAGAAGATAAATAACCAGGTGATGGAGGAGCAAGCTTACCTGCTGAACTTAGCAGAAGTGCAGATAATGTCTCGCTGTGACTATTTCCTTGCCAAAATAAAGCAGGGGGATATAGCTCTcctggaggaggcagcagatgaGGAAGAACCAGAACTGACAAACAGTCTCCCGAGGGAGCTGACTCTCCAAGAGGTGGAGCTCCTTAAGGTGAGCCATGTGGGACCCCTGCAGATCGGGCAGGTGGTGAAGAAACCCCGGACCGTTAACGTGGAGGAATCGCTCATGGAAAACGCAGCATCCTCCTTTGTACCATTTCGGGAGCCTGACTTGGTGCAGGAGGAGCCCAGCTGCACCCCCCATTCCTCACCAGCCAAGCCAAGGATGCCTGAAGCAGCCACAAGCATCCAGCAGTGTTCCTTCATCAAGAAGATGGGCTCCAAGGGCAGCCTGCCAGGGATGTTCAACCTCCCCGTCAGCCTGCACGTCACCAGCCAAGGCGAGGTGCTCGTGGCGGACCGGGGCAACTTCCGAATCCAGGTTTTTACCCGCAAGGGCTTCCTGAAGGAGATCCGCCGGAGCCCCAGCGGCATCGACAGCTTCGTGCTGAGTTTCCTTGGAGCAGACCTGCCCAACCTGACCCCCCTTTCTGTCACCATGAACTGCCATGGGCTGATCGGTGTGACAGACAGCTACGACAACTCTGTCAAGGTGTACACCATGGATGGCCACTGCGTGGCGTGTCACCGCAGCCAGCTGAGCAAGCCCTGGGGCATCGCCGCGCTGCCCTCGGGCCAGTTCGTCGTCACCGACGTGGAAGGGGGGAAGCTCTGGTGCTTCACGGTGGACCGTGGCGTGGGGGTGGTGAAGTACAGCTGCCTGTGCAGCGCTGTGCGCCCCAAGTTTGTCACCTGCGACGCCGAAGGGACCATTTACTTCACTCAGGGGCTGGGGCTCAACCTGGAGAACCGGCAGTACGAGCACCACTTGGAAGGAGGCTTCTCCATCGGCTCTGTCGGCCCGGATGGGCAGCTGGGACGCCAGATCAGCCATTTCTTCTCCGAGAATGAGGATTTCAGGTGCATTGCTGGCATGTGCGTGGATTCCAGGGGAGATCTGATCGTTGCTGACAGCAGTCGTAAGGAAATCCTGCATTTTCCTAAAGGAGGCGGCTACAACATCTTAATCCGGGAGGGACTGACCTGTCCGGTGGGTATTGCTGTTACTCCCAaagggcagctgctggtgctggactGTTGGGATCATTGCATTAAGATCTACAGTTACCACCTGAGAAGATACTCCACCCCTTAA